One window of the Vigna radiata var. radiata cultivar VC1973A unplaced genomic scaffold, Vradiata_ver6 scaffold_361, whole genome shotgun sequence genome contains the following:
- the LOC106779608 gene encoding nuclear transcription factor Y subunit B-3, with protein MADSDNDSGGTHNAGKGSEMSPREQDRFLPIANVSRIMKKALPANAKISKDAKETVQECVSEFISFITGEASDKCQREKRKTINGDDLLWAMTTLGFEDYVEPLKVYLQRFREMEGEKTVAARDKDAPPASNATNSVYESGSYGAGGIMMHQGHVYGSGGFHQVGGSGAAIKGGPAYPGPGSNASRPR; from the coding sequence ATGGCGGACTCCGACAACGACTCCGGCGGCACGCACAACGCCGGCAAGGGCAGCGAGATGTCGCCGCGGGAGCAGGACCGGTTTCTGCCGATCGCAAACGTGAGTCGCATCATGAAGAAGGCGCTTCCGGCGAACGCAAAGATCTCGAAGGACGCGAAGGAGACGGTCCAGGAGTGCGTGTCGGAATTCATCAGCTTCATCACCGGCGAGGCCTCCGACAAGTGCCAGCGCGAAAAGCGAAAGACGATCAACGGCGACGATCTTCTTTGGGCGATGACGACTCTGGGCTTCGAAGACTACGTGGAACCTCTGAAGGTCTACCTTCAGCGCTTTAGAGAAATGGAAGGAGAGAAGACCGTGGCGGCGCGTGACAAAGACGCGCCTCCTGCTTCCAATGCTACCAACAGTGTCTACGAGAGTGGTAGTTATGGTGCTGGTGGGATCATGATGCATCAGGGACACGTGTACGGTTCTGGTGGGTTCCATCAAGTGGGTGGCAGTGGTGCTGCTATCAAGGGTGGGCCTGCGTATCCTGGGCCTGGATCCAATGCGAGTCGGCCTAGATAG
- the LOC106779613 gene encoding LOW QUALITY PROTEIN: 4-coumarate--CoA ligase-like 1 (The sequence of the model RefSeq protein was modified relative to this genomic sequence to represent the inferred CDS: substituted 1 base at 1 genomic stop codon), translating into YLTCNLVSRHNXNMGSSYAESLGDVEEHVFRSQYSPVPIPDNVTLPQYVLQNAELYADKVAFVDAVTGKEVTYSEVVRDVERFSKALRSLGLRKGHVVIVLLPNVVEYAIVALGIMAAGGVFSGANPTSHVSEIKKQKESADAKIFVTDPTNYQKVKGLEVPVIVVGDEVVEGGMNWKKLIEAAERGGGDFSKEAVEQNDLCAMPFSSGTTGMSKGVMLTHRNLVANLCSTLFSVTREMEGKVTTLGLIPFFHIYGITGICCATLRSKGKVVVMGRFELKKFLNALITHEVTFAPIVPPIILSLVKNPIVDEFDLTKLKLQAVMTAAAPLAPELLNAFQHKFPGVSVHEAYGLTEHSCITLTLATKGLGSVHKNSVGFILPNLEVKFVDPDTGRSLPRNTPGELCVRSQCVMQGYYKQVDETAHTIDKNGWLHTGDVGFIDDEENVFIIDRIKELIKYKGFQVAPAELEAILLSHSSVEDAAVVPIPDEDAGEIPGASVVLSPGAKENEEDIMNYVANNAAHYKKVRVVHFVETIPKSSSGKIMRRLVKDKMIEKIKTTSSTKSQNL; encoded by the exons TATCTGACATGCAACCTTGTATCCAGACACAACTGAAACATGGGAAGCAGCTACGCGGAAAGTTTGGGAGATGTGGAGGAACATGTCTTTCGTAGCCAGTACTCACCTGTCCCTATCCCTGACAATGTCACTTTGCCACAATATGTGCTCCAGAATGCTGAGCTCTATGCTGACAAGGTTGCATTCGTGGATGCTGTAACTGGAAAAGAGGTGACTTACAGTGAGGTGGTGAGGGATGTAGAGAGGTTTTCAAAGGCCTTAAGATCTCTTGGTTTGAGGAAAGGGCATGTTGTCATTGTGTTGCTTCCAAATGTGGTGGAGTATGCCATTGTTGCTTTGGGGATAATGGCTGCTGGTGGGGTCTTTTCTGGGGCTAATCCAACTTCTCATGTCTCAGAAATTAAGAAACAGAAAGAGTCTGCAGATGCCAAGATATTTGTCACAGATCCCACAAACTATCAAAAG GTGAAGGGTCTAGAGGTACCTGTTATTGTGGTAGGAGATGAAGTTGTTGAAGGTGGGATGAATTGGAAGAAGTTGATTGAAGCAGCAGAGAGAGGAGGTGGTGATTTTTCCAAGGAAGCTGTTGAGCAGAATGATCTTTGTGCCATGCCATTCTCATCAGGAACCACAGGAATGTCAAAGGGTGTGATGCTCACTCATAGAAATCTGGTGGCTAATCTCTGCTCTACACTCTTCAGTGTGACAAGGGAAATGGAGGGCAAGGTCACCACACTAGGCCTCATTCCCTTCTTTCACATTTATGGCATCACTGGAATATGTTGTGCCACTCTTAGGAGCAAAGGGAAAGTTGTGGTTATGGGAAGGTTTGAGTtgaagaagtttctcaatgccTTGATCACACATGAGGTCACATTTGCACCCATTGTGCCCCCTATCATTCTCAGCTTGGTCAAGAATCCCATAGTTGATGAATTTGACCTCACCAAGCTCAAACTCCAAGCTGTTATGACTGCAGCAGCACCACTTGCACCAGAACTTCTTAATGCTTTTCAACACAAGTTCCCTGGTGTTTCTGTCCATGAG GCATATGGACTTACTGAGCATAGCTGCATCACACTCACTCTTGCAACAAAAGGACTGGGCAGTGTTCATAAAAATTCAGTGGGATTCATCCTCCCAAATTTGGAAGTCAAGTTTGTTGATCCTGACACTGGTCGATCCCTTCCTAGGAACACACCTGGGGAACTTTGTGTGAGAAGCCAATGTGTAATGCAAG GTTACTATAAACAGGTGGATGAGACTGCACACACCATTGACAAGAATGGATGGCTTCACACAGGTGACGTAGGATTCATAGATGATGAAGAAAACGTCTTTATCATTGATCGTATCAAAGAGTTGATAAAATACAAAGGCTTCCAA GTTGCTCCAGCAGAGTTAGAGGCCATTTTGCTGAGTCATTCATCAGTTGAAGATGCAGCTGTAGTGCC AATACCAGATGAAGATGCAGGGGAAATCCCAGGTGCAAGTGTGGTTTTGAGCCCTGGTGCAAAGGAGAATGAGGAAGACATCATGAACTATGTTGCCAACAATGCTGCACATTACAAGAAAGTGAGAGTGGTGCACTTTGTGGAAACCATACCAAAGTCATCCTCTGGAAAAATAATGAGGAGGCTCGTCAAAGACAAGATGATTGAAAAGATAAAGACAACTTCCTCGACAAAATCTCAGAATCTCTAA
- the LOC106779625 gene encoding cleavage and polyadenylation specificity factor subunit CG7185, which yields MDEGEGGYGESGDPMDQFHRNEAISAVADDGFMAEEDDDYEDLYNDVNIGEGFLQSLRKNEDSGFRNDDVEDKKPPPPPPVSDAPGVSVSGVGDGGEGVGGGGSGIVESRVSARVDGFQNQGFRGNEVGAKGGIRVELGHQTVKSDIEEQGGNEGAALPGIEQQSHGGVVGNVGNEGLARQGQGGGGGGSANRVGGNGVGNSVSAVNSVSTGGVGGGGGGSGASGGTILFVGDLHWWTTDAELETELSKYGPVKEVKFFDEKASGKSKGYCQVEFFDPSAATNCKEGMNGHVFNGRPCVVAFASPFTVKKMGEAQINRNQQMNPSAVTQQGRRGPSDSGAKPGGGNISTGGNYQGGDGNRGYGRGGNWGRGNNPGMGNRGPVNPMRNRGGMGGRGIMGHGGNGFGQGIGGTPPLLHPQSMMSQGFDPAFGGPMGRMGSYGGFPGAPTPPFSGILPSFPGVGGVGLPGVAPHVNPAFFGRGMPVNGMGMMPTSGMDGPNMGMWSDPNMGGWGGEEPGGGKAGESSYGEEAASDHQYGEVSHDRAGWPMREKDRGSERDWSGSSERRYRDDRDQGYERDAPREKDMGHDPEWSERXHRDDRETGRERSRDRDRERSRDRERDHRERDRHREDRDRYADHHRYRDREAEHDDEWDRGRSSRTHSKSRLSQEEEHHSRPRDADYGKRRRLTSE from the coding sequence ATGGATGAAGGCGAGGGAGGGTACGGTGAGAGCGGCGATCCCATGGATCAGTTTCACCGTAACGAAGCTATATCCGCCGTCGCCGACGATGGTTTCATGGCAGAGGAAGATGATGATTATGAAGATCTTTACAACGATGTCAACATTGGAGAGGGTTTCCTTCAATCATTGCGCAAAAACGAGGATTCGGGGTTCCGAAACGATGATGTTGAGGACAAGAAGCCCCCGCCGCCCCCTCCAGTTTCTGATGCTCCCGGGGTTTCGGTTTCGGGTGTCGGTGACGGGGGAGAGGGTGTCGGAGGTGGCGGAAGTGGGATTGTAGAGTCTAGGGTTTCGGCGAGAGTTGATGGATTTCAGAATCAGGGGTTTAGAGGGAACGAGGTGGGTGCCAAAGGTGGGATCAGGGTTGAATTGGGGCACCAAACTGTGAAATCTGATATTGAGGAACAGGGTGGTAATGAAGGGGCTGCACTTCCGGGGATTGAGCAGCAGTCGCATGGCGGGGTTGTTGGGAATGTTGGAAATGAGGGTTTAGCGAGACAAGGTCAAGGTGGGGGAGGAGGGGGGAGTGCTAATAGGGTGGGTGGAAATGGTGTTGGGAACAGTGTGAGCGCTGTTAATAGTGTTAGTACCGGAGGAGTTGGAGGTGGTGGCGGTGGTAGTGGTGCTTCCGGTGGTACTATATTGTTTGTTGGTGATTTGCATTGGTGGACTACTGATGCTGAGCTGGAAACTGAGCTTAGTAAGTATGGGCCTGTTAAGGAGGTGAAGTTTTTCGATGAGAAGGCTAGCGGGAAGTCAAAGGGCTATTGCCAAGTTGAGTTTTTTGACCCTTCTGCTGCCACAAATTGCAAGGAGGGAATGAATGGTCATGTTTTTAATGGGAGACCATGTGTTGTTGCTTTTGCGTCACCTTTTACAGTTAAGAAAATGGGGGAGGCTCAGATAAACAGGAATCAGCAGATGAACCCATCTGCAGTTACACAACAGGGAAGGAGGGGGCCTTCTGATTCAGGGGCTAAGCCTGGTGGGGGTAATATTTCTACCGGTGGTAATTACCAAGGAGGAGACGGGAATAGAGGTTATGGGAGAGGAGGTAATTGGGGAAGAGGGAACAATCCTGGTATGGGGAATAGGGGGCCGGTGAATCCAATGAGGAATAGGGGTGGGATGGGTGGTAGAGGTATAATGGGTCATGGTGGAAATGGTTTTGGACAGGGTATTGGTGGTACCCCTCCACTGTTGCATCCTCAGTCAATGATGAGTCAGGGTTTTGATCCTGCTTTTGGTGGTCCCATGGGTAGAATGGGTAGCTATGGAGGCTTTCCTGGTGCTCCAACGCCTCCATTTTCTGGGATCTTACCATCATTCCCTGGTGTTGGAGGTGTTGGTTTGCCTGGAGTGGCACCTCATGTTAATCCTGCATTCTTTGGAAGGGGGATGCCAGTTAACGGTATGGGGATGATGCCTACATCAGGCATGGATGGTCCTAATATGGGGATGTGGTCAGATCCAAATATGGGTGGATGGGGTGGGGAAGAGCCTGGTGGTGGGAAGGCTGGAGAGTCAAGTTATGGGGAGGAAGCTGCATCTGACCATCAGTATGGTGAAGTGAGTCATGATAGAGCTGGGTGGCCTATGAGGGAGAAAGATAGAGGTTCAGAAAGAGACTGGTCTGGTTCTTCTGAGAGAAGGTATAGGGATGATAGAGATCAAGGATATGAGAGAGATGCACCTAGAGAGAAAGATATGGGCCATGATCCTGAGTGGTCTGAAAGAAGNCATCGTGATGATAGAGAAACTGGCCGAGAACGGTCGCGTGACCGTGATCGTGAACGATCGCGTGACCGTGAAAGGGATCATCGTGAACGTGACAGACACCGGGAAGATAGGGACCGGTATGCAGATCATCATAGGTACAGAGACCGGGAGGCGGAGCATGATGATGAGTGGGATAGGGGACGATCATCAAGGACTCACAGCAAGTCGCGGTTATCACAAGAGGAGGAGCACCATTCAAGGCCAAGAGATGCTGATTATGGGAAGAGGCGAAGGCTTACTTCTGAATAA
- the LOC106779621 gene encoding uncharacterized protein LOC106779621, with translation MDEGEGGYGESADPMDQFHSNEAISAVADDGFLAEEDDDYEDLYNDVNVGEGFLQSLRKTDDSGFRNEDVEDKKPLPPLPVLDAAGVSIPGVGAGGEGVGAGGSGVVESRASGRGDGFQNQGFKANDVGAKGGIRVELGHQSDKLSEIEEQGGNDGAAVQGIGQQPHAGVVGSVGNEGMVRQGQGGSVGGGGGGNANRVGGNGVGNSVGAVNSVNTGGVGGGGGGGAGSGGTILFVGDLHWWTTDAELETELSKYGPVKEVKFFDEKASGKSKGYCQVEFFDPSAATNCKEGMNGHVFNGRPCVVAFASPFTVKKMGEAQINRNQQMNPSAVTQQGRRGPSDSGAKPGGGNISTGGNYQGGDGNRGYGRGGNWGRGNNPGMGNRGPVNAMRNRGGGMGGRGIMGHGGNGFGQGIGGTPPLLHPQSMMSQGFDPAFGGPMGRMGSYGGFPGAPTPPFSGILPSFPGVGGVGLPGVAPHVNPAFFGRGMPVNGMGMMPTSGMDGPNMGMWSDPNMGGWGGEEPGGGKAGESSYGEEAASDHQYGEVSHDRAGWPMREKDRGSERDWSGSSERRYRDDRDQGYERDAPREKDMGHDPEWSERXHRDDRETGRERSRDRDRERSRDRDRERSRDRDRDRERDHRERDRHREDRDRYADHHRYRDGEGEHDDEWERGRSSRTHSKSRLSQEEEHHSRPRDADYGKRRRLTSE, from the coding sequence ATGGACGAGGGAGAAGGAGGGTACGGTGAGAGCGCCGATCCCATGGATCAGTTCCACAGTAACGAAGCTATATCTGCTGTCGCTGACGATGGTTTCTTGGCAGAGGAAGATGACGATTATGAGGATCTATATAACGACGTCAACGTCGGCGAAGGCTTCCTTCAATCTTTGCGCAAAACCGATGATTCCGGGTTCCGAAATGAGGATGTTGAGGATAAGAAGCCACTGCCTCCGCTGCCTGTTCTGGATGCTGCTGGGGTTTCGATTCCAGGTGTCGGTGCCGGTGGAGAGGGAGTCGGTGCAGGTGGAAGTGGGGTTGTGGAATCTAGGGCTTCTGGGCGAGGTGATGGTTTTCAGAATCAAGGGTTTAAAGCGAACGATGTCGGTGCCAAAGGTGGAATTAGGGTTGAATTAGGGCACCAATCTGATAAATTGAGTGAAATTGAAGAGCAGGGTGGTAATGATGGTGCTGCAGTGCAGGGGATCGGACAACAACCACATGCTGGAGTTGTTGGAAGTGTGGGAAATGAGGGTATGGTGAGACAAGGTCAAGGTGGTAGTGTtggtggtggaggaggagggAATGCTAATAGGGTTGGTGGGAATGGTGTTGGGAACAGTGTGGGTGCTGTTAACAGTGTTAATACTGGAGGAgttggaggtggtggtggtggtggtgctggTTCTGGTGGTACTATATTGTTTGTCGGTGATTTGCATTGGTGGACCACTGATGCCGAACTGGAAACTGAGCTTAGTAAGTATGGACCTGTTAAGGAGGTGAAGTTTTTCGATGAGAAGGCTAGTGGAAAGTCAAAGGGGTATTGTCAAGTTGAGTTTTTTGACCCTTCTGCTGCAACAAATTGCAAGGAGGGAATGAATGGTCATGTTTTTAACGGGAGACCATGCGTTGTTGCGTTTGCATCTCCGTTTACAGTTAAGAAAATGGGGGAGGCNCAGATAAACAGGAATCAGCAGATGAACCCATCTGCAGTTACACAACAGGGAAGGAGGGGGCCTTCTGATTCAGGGGCTAAGCCTGGTGGGGGTAATATTTCTACCGGTGGTAATTACCAAGGAGGAGACGGGAATAGAGGTTATGGGAGAGGAGGTAATTGGGGAAGAGGGAACAATCCTGGTATGGGGAATAGGGGGCCCGTGAATGCGATGAGGAATAGGGGTGGTGGGATGGGTGGTAGAGGTATAATGGGTCATGGTGGAAATGGTTTTGGACAGGGTATTGGTGGTACCCCTCCACTGTTGCATCCTCAGTCAATGATGAGTCAGGGTTTTGATCCTGCTTTTGGTGGTCCAATGGGTAGAATGGGTAGCTACGGTGGCTTTCCTGGTGCTCCGACGCCTCCATTTTCTGGGATCTTACCATCATTCCCTGGTGTTGGAGGTGTTGGTTTGCCTGGAGTGGCACCTCATGTTAATCCTGCATTCTTTGGAAGAGGGATGCCAGTTAATGGTATGGGGATGATGCCTACATCAGGCATGGATGGTCCTAATATGGGAATGTGGTCAGATCCAAATATGGGTGGATGGGGTGGGGAAGAACCTGGTGGTGGGAAGGCTGGAGAGTCAAGTTATGGGGAGGAAGCTGCATCCGACCATCAGTATGGTGAAGTGAGTCATGATAGAGCTGGGTGGCCTATGAGGGAGAAAGATAGAGGTTCAGAAAGAGACTGGTCTGGTTCTTCTGAGAGAAGGTATAGGGATGATAGAGATCAAGGATATGAGAGAGATGCACCTAGAGAGAAAGATATGGGCCATGATCCTGAGTGGTCTGAAAGAAGNCATCGTGATGATAGAGAAACTGGCCGAGAACGGTCTCGTGATCGTGACAGGGAAAGATCTCGTGACCGTGATCGTGAACGTTCTCGAGATCGTGACCGCGACCGGGAAAGGGATCACCGTGAGCGTGACAGACACAGAGAAGACAGGGACAGGTATGCAGATCATCATAGATATAGAGATGGGGAAGGAGAGCATGATGACGAGTGGGAAAGGGGACGGTCATCAAGGACTCACAGCAAATCACGGTTATCACAAGAGGAGGAACACCACTCTAGGCCGAGAGATGCTGATTATGGGAAGAGGAGACGGCTTACATCTGAATAA